A genomic window from Microbacterium sp. ET2 includes:
- a CDS encoding FAD-binding oxidoreductase: MRTTGWLPARIAAVRPTTSHARVLTLDVPGWPGNDPGQHLDVRLTAEDGYQAERSYSIASSGPGERVELAVDTVPDGEVSPYLVEVAEVDDMLEVKGPLGAYFVWHESDTDPVQLIAGGSGIVPLLAMARAHDRAGSAAPFRLLYSVRTPDDALYRDEILDLAGRSVDLTWAYTRAAPEGWPEPVGRLTPDRVAAATWPPARHPLTFICGPTRFVEAAADAMVAAGHDPARVRTERFGG, encoded by the coding sequence GTGAGGACGACCGGGTGGCTGCCCGCACGTATCGCTGCGGTCCGGCCGACCACGAGCCACGCCCGCGTCCTCACCCTCGACGTGCCCGGCTGGCCGGGGAACGACCCCGGCCAGCACCTCGACGTCCGCCTCACCGCGGAAGACGGCTACCAGGCCGAGCGTTCGTACTCGATCGCCTCATCCGGGCCGGGTGAACGCGTCGAACTCGCCGTCGACACCGTGCCCGACGGAGAGGTCTCACCCTACCTCGTCGAGGTCGCCGAGGTCGACGACATGCTCGAGGTGAAGGGCCCGCTCGGCGCATACTTCGTGTGGCATGAATCCGACACCGACCCCGTGCAGCTCATCGCGGGCGGGTCGGGGATCGTCCCCCTGCTCGCGATGGCGCGCGCGCACGATCGGGCGGGAAGCGCGGCACCCTTCCGTCTGCTCTACTCGGTGCGCACGCCCGACGATGCGCTCTACCGCGACGAGATCCTCGACCTGGCCGGCCGCTCCGTCGACCTGACGTGGGCCTACACCCGCGCCGCCCCCGAGGGCTGGCCCGAACCCGTCGGCCGGTTGACACCCGATCGGGTCGCCGCGGCGACGTGGCCGCCGGCGCGGCATCCGCTCACCTTCATCTGCGGACCGACGCGCTTCGTCGAGGCCGCTGCCGACGCGATGGTCGCCGCCGGCCACGATCCGGCGCGCGTGCGCACCGAACGATTCGGAGGATGA
- a CDS encoding sulfite oxidase-like oxidoreductase, translating into MASFTRGFGSRRREAEPDLPPGQYLTTDFPVLSAGPTPRIPLSEWSFSIRTETGETARWSWDEFTALPSEEVSTDIHCVTRWSKLGTSWRGVALDTLFDDVETSFDYVMAHSYGGYTTNVPLDDLLGGRAWIAYEFDGEPLDPEHGGPARLLVPHLYFWKSAKWVRGLVMQQHDDPGFWEQNGYHLRGDPWLEERYW; encoded by the coding sequence ATGGCATCCTTCACCCGAGGATTCGGCTCCCGTCGGCGTGAGGCCGAACCGGACCTCCCGCCCGGCCAGTACCTCACCACCGACTTCCCCGTCCTCTCCGCCGGTCCGACGCCGCGCATCCCGCTGTCGGAATGGTCGTTCTCGATCCGCACCGAGACCGGTGAGACGGCGCGGTGGAGCTGGGACGAGTTCACCGCCCTCCCGTCGGAGGAGGTGTCGACCGACATCCACTGCGTCACGCGCTGGTCCAAGCTCGGCACCTCGTGGCGGGGCGTGGCGCTGGACACCCTGTTCGACGACGTCGAGACGAGCTTCGACTACGTCATGGCGCACTCGTACGGCGGGTACACCACGAACGTTCCGCTCGACGACCTTCTCGGGGGCAGAGCCTGGATCGCGTACGAGTTCGACGGGGAGCCGCTCGACCCCGAGCACGGGGGCCCGGCCCGCCTCCTCGTGCCGCACCTGTACTTCTGGAAGAGCGCGAAGTGGGTGCGGGGGCTCGTCATGCAGCAGCACGACGATCCTGGGTTCTGGGAGCAGAACGGCTACCACCTGCGCGGTGACCCCTGGCTGGAGGAGCGGTACTGGTGA
- a CDS encoding RNA polymerase sigma factor produces MSADPRRVLDAVWRMEGARIVAGVAKATGDVVLAEDVAQEAVVEALSSWREHGVPANPGAWLTAVAKRRAVDAWRRRSALDDRHRAMAHDLSEATEDAWEPIDDDVLRLVFTACHPALSRESQVALTLRVVGGLTTSEIARMLLVPVPTVQARITRAKKTLHAAKVPFETPDPPEWPARLQTVLSVVYLVFTEGYAATSGDRWVRTDLAEEALRLGRIIVALLPREPDAWALLALMELQASRFGARTDAVGEPVLLADQDRSRWDRAQIERGRAALARADAVGHGRGSYALQAAIAEQHATARDFADTDWDEIVVLYEALGRISPSPVVELNHAVALSMAVGPGTALAMVDRLAAQGALRGSHLIPSVRGELLAKLGRADEARAELSAAAALTGNEREAGVLRAKAAALGG; encoded by the coding sequence ATGAGCGCCGACCCGCGGCGGGTGCTCGATGCCGTATGGCGCATGGAGGGTGCGCGCATCGTCGCGGGTGTGGCGAAGGCGACCGGTGACGTCGTCCTCGCGGAGGATGTCGCGCAGGAAGCGGTCGTCGAGGCCCTGAGCTCGTGGCGCGAGCACGGCGTGCCCGCCAACCCGGGCGCATGGCTCACGGCGGTGGCGAAGCGTCGCGCCGTGGATGCGTGGCGCCGCCGCTCGGCGCTCGACGATCGGCATCGCGCGATGGCCCACGATCTCTCGGAAGCGACCGAGGACGCCTGGGAGCCGATCGACGACGACGTGCTGCGCCTCGTGTTCACCGCCTGCCACCCCGCGCTGTCGCGCGAGTCGCAGGTCGCCTTGACCCTGCGCGTGGTCGGTGGTCTCACCACGTCGGAGATCGCCCGGATGCTGCTGGTGCCCGTCCCGACGGTGCAGGCGCGCATCACGCGGGCGAAGAAGACCCTGCACGCGGCGAAGGTGCCCTTCGAGACGCCGGATCCGCCGGAGTGGCCGGCGCGGCTGCAGACCGTGCTGAGCGTGGTGTACCTCGTCTTCACCGAGGGGTACGCCGCGACGAGCGGAGATCGATGGGTGAGGACCGACCTCGCGGAGGAGGCGCTCCGGCTCGGGCGGATCATCGTCGCGCTGCTGCCGCGGGAGCCCGACGCGTGGGCGCTCCTCGCGCTGATGGAGCTGCAGGCCTCACGGTTCGGGGCACGGACGGACGCCGTGGGTGAACCGGTGCTGCTGGCGGATCAGGACCGCAGCCGATGGGACAGGGCGCAGATCGAGCGAGGCCGCGCGGCGCTCGCGCGGGCCGACGCGGTCGGACATGGCCGCGGGTCGTACGCGCTGCAGGCGGCGATCGCCGAACAGCACGCGACGGCGCGGGACTTCGCCGACACCGACTGGGACGAGATCGTCGTGCTCTACGAGGCGCTGGGCCGCATCTCGCCGAGCCCGGTCGTCGAGCTGAATCACGCCGTCGCCCTCTCGATGGCCGTCGGGCCGGGGACGGCGCTGGCGATGGTCGACCGACTCGCCGCGCAGGGCGCGCTGCGCGGCTCGCACCTCATCCCCAGCGTGAGGGGGGAGCTGCTGGCGAAGCTCGGCCGCGCGGACGAGGCTCGCGCCGAGCTCTCGGCCGCCGCAGCCCTCACCGGCAACGAGCGGGAGGCCGGCGTGCTGCGAGCGAAGGCCGCCGCGCTCGGCGGGTGA
- a CDS encoding YciI family protein has translation MPKYMLIMRNSDSVENYEDMDFEAIINAMGAYNESMMKAGVLLGGDGLTDAAQGSVVEFTAEAPIVTDGPYGEVHELFNGFWTIQVGSQEEAVEWAKKAPLGPGNKIEVRRMTDESDFADYSDNEYIQKEKGWREELGTE, from the coding sequence ATGCCCAAGTACATGCTCATCATGCGCAACAGCGATTCGGTGGAGAACTACGAAGACATGGACTTCGAGGCGATCATCAACGCGATGGGCGCCTACAACGAGTCGATGATGAAGGCGGGTGTCCTCCTCGGCGGCGACGGGCTGACCGATGCCGCCCAGGGATCGGTGGTGGAGTTCACCGCCGAGGCGCCGATCGTCACCGACGGCCCCTACGGGGAGGTGCACGAACTGTTCAACGGCTTCTGGACCATCCAGGTCGGGTCGCAGGAAGAGGCGGTCGAGTGGGCGAAGAAGGCGCCGCTCGGGCCCGGCAACAAGATCGAGGTGCGCCGGATGACCGACGAGTCCGACTTCGCGGACTACTCGGACAACGAGTACATCCAGAAGGAGAAGGGCTGGCGCGAGGAGCTCGGCACCGAATGA
- a CDS encoding DUF4239 domain-containing protein, whose protein sequence is MDWAAQRAGQIPSQSVAEVAAIEEVLFSFEPEGEGQANVHAAAIWSFNEFMSARSARIGVIGLELPGILWFVLYSGAAITAVLIGMIQMGRLRTHLVMAAVLASYVAIVIFTIASFDHPYMGPVAVDTEYFEEVQEWLFDRAD, encoded by the coding sequence GTGGACTGGGCGGCGCAGCGGGCGGGGCAGATCCCCTCGCAGTCCGTGGCGGAGGTCGCCGCGATCGAGGAGGTCCTCTTCTCCTTTGAGCCGGAGGGTGAGGGGCAGGCGAACGTCCACGCGGCGGCGATCTGGTCGTTCAACGAGTTCATGTCGGCGCGGAGCGCCCGGATCGGCGTGATCGGGCTGGAGCTGCCCGGCATCCTGTGGTTCGTCCTGTACTCGGGTGCGGCCATCACGGCGGTGCTGATCGGAATGATCCAGATGGGACGGCTGCGGACCCACCTCGTCATGGCAGCGGTGCTGGCCTCGTACGTCGCGATCGTCATCTTCACGATCGCGAGCTTCGATCACCCCTACATGGGTCCGGTCGCGGTCGACACCGAGTACTTCGAGGAGGTGCAGGAGTGGCTCTTCGACCGCGCGGATTGA
- a CDS encoding DUF1016 N-terminal domain-containing protein: MSEDALAHTRDGAVEKSVDTLIDQVKAARHTLQRRANAETIGLYWQIGATILAQESAAEDQDAALDALATGLRRTYPTMASFSVESLRWMRDFAAWWPARGGIVQQPVGQLPWGHVVELLTRLEDQGLREWYAGKAVQHTWSRADLVDHIDAGRHAHDTEAPQNFATALRRADSALAEQPQRRSRHRRLPRRGNRPRSRGARRLGRVTFSRRRAR, translated from the coding sequence ATGAGCGAGGATGCCCTGGCCCACACCCGTGACGGTGCCGTCGAGAAATCCGTCGACACGCTGATCGATCAGGTGAAGGCCGCGCGGCACACGCTGCAGCGCCGCGCGAACGCCGAGACGATCGGACTGTACTGGCAGATCGGGGCGACGATCCTCGCGCAGGAGAGCGCCGCGGAAGACCAGGATGCCGCGCTCGACGCGCTTGCAACGGGGCTCCGTCGCACGTACCCCACCATGGCGAGCTTCTCGGTCGAGAGCCTCCGCTGGATGCGCGACTTCGCCGCCTGGTGGCCCGCACGCGGCGGCATCGTCCAGCAGCCGGTCGGTCAGCTGCCATGGGGTCACGTCGTCGAGTTGCTCACCCGCCTGGAGGACCAGGGGCTTCGCGAGTGGTACGCCGGGAAGGCCGTGCAGCACACCTGGAGCCGGGCCGATCTCGTCGACCACATCGACGCCGGGCGCCACGCGCACGATACCGAAGCCCCGCAGAACTTCGCCACCGCGCTGCGGCGCGCCGACTCCGCGCTCGCCGAGCAGCCTCAGCGCCGATCCCGACACCGTCGGCTTCCTCGCCGTGGGAATCGACCTCGATCGCGCGGCGCGCGGCGCCTCGGCCGAGTGACCTTCAGTCGCCGACGCGCCCGGTGA
- a CDS encoding SDR family NAD(P)-dependent oxidoreductase yields the protein MKRTNAVNPVTGAVVLITGGARGMGELYARRAVAAGARAVALWDVDEERVTTLAADLRRSGVEVRAYAVDVSHPGSIRDGVSRLREEVGAPDILINNAGIVRGAPFWEYDPVNDIEATLRVNTLAAMWLTREVLPHMIADRSRPKRILNIASAAGTLANPRMSVYAASKWAMIGWSESVRLELAAAGHRHIAVTTFCPSYVSTGMFAGARGPLLTPVMTPEQATAAAWRGMVRGAPMVLRPWTVKLAMALRGVLPTRAWDAVAGRVFRVYSSMDAFTGRVGD from the coding sequence ATGAAGCGAACCAACGCAGTGAACCCGGTGACCGGTGCCGTCGTGCTCATCACCGGCGGGGCGCGGGGGATGGGCGAGCTGTACGCGCGGCGCGCGGTCGCCGCCGGCGCCCGCGCTGTGGCGCTGTGGGACGTCGATGAGGAGAGGGTGACGACGCTCGCCGCCGACCTCCGCCGCTCCGGCGTCGAGGTGCGCGCCTACGCCGTCGACGTCTCCCACCCGGGATCGATCCGCGACGGGGTCTCACGTCTTCGGGAGGAGGTCGGGGCACCCGACATCCTGATCAACAACGCCGGCATCGTGCGCGGGGCGCCGTTCTGGGAGTACGACCCGGTGAACGACATCGAGGCGACGCTCCGGGTCAACACCCTCGCGGCCATGTGGCTCACCCGCGAGGTACTCCCCCACATGATCGCCGATCGCTCTCGCCCGAAGCGGATCCTCAACATCGCCTCGGCCGCGGGAACGCTCGCCAACCCGCGCATGAGCGTCTACGCCGCCTCGAAGTGGGCGATGATCGGCTGGAGCGAGTCGGTGCGGTTGGAGCTCGCCGCCGCCGGCCACCGCCACATCGCGGTGACGACCTTCTGCCCCAGCTACGTCTCGACCGGAATGTTCGCCGGGGCCCGCGGGCCGCTCCTGACCCCGGTCATGACGCCCGAGCAGGCGACCGCGGCGGCCTGGCGCGGCATGGTGCGAGGAGCACCGATGGTCCTGCGCCCGTGGACGGTGAAGCTCGCGATGGCACTACGCGGTGTACTGCCGACGCGGGCCTGGGACGCCGTCGCGGGCCGGGTCTTCCGCGTCTACTCGTCGATGGACGCCTTCACCGGGCGCGTCGGCGACTGA
- a CDS encoding IclR family transcriptional regulator gives MAIDRASGPRHPVSAVDHALQLLLLLRETPDLRVTDAARSLGVSASTAHRILSTLEHRAFVTQDRITRAYRAGPALIELGFSSTRAIDLREVSEPHLAALTVRLGETVNLLVLQGSDVRFVAGFEADQRVRTHVLTGTLLPAYATSGGKVLLAELPKEELRALYPRGLRRLTPRTRTFTQLLNELALVLMRGYAVNQEESAEGLSAVAVPLRDRAGVTIAAVAMSAPSVRLQPRRIREVTIALRECATGIRADLIR, from the coding sequence GTGGCGATCGATCGTGCGTCGGGACCCCGGCATCCCGTCAGTGCCGTCGACCACGCACTGCAGCTCCTCCTGCTGCTGCGGGAGACTCCCGATCTCCGGGTCACCGACGCCGCTCGTTCTCTCGGCGTCTCGGCGTCCACGGCGCACCGCATCCTCAGCACCCTCGAGCATCGCGCCTTCGTCACCCAGGACCGCATCACCCGGGCCTACCGGGCAGGCCCGGCCCTCATCGAGCTGGGATTCTCCAGTACCCGCGCGATCGATCTCCGTGAGGTGAGCGAGCCGCACCTCGCTGCGCTGACGGTTCGGCTCGGTGAGACCGTCAATCTGCTGGTCCTGCAGGGGAGCGATGTGAGGTTCGTCGCAGGCTTCGAGGCGGATCAGCGGGTACGCACGCACGTGCTCACGGGCACGCTGCTCCCCGCCTACGCCACCTCGGGAGGCAAGGTCCTCCTGGCCGAGCTCCCCAAAGAAGAGCTGCGCGCGCTTTATCCCCGTGGCCTCCGCCGCCTGACCCCGCGCACGCGCACCTTCACCCAACTCCTCAATGAGCTCGCGCTCGTCCTCATGCGGGGGTACGCCGTCAACCAGGAGGAGAGCGCCGAGGGTCTGAGCGCCGTCGCCGTTCCGCTGCGGGATCGCGCCGGAGTCACCATCGCGGCCGTGGCCATGTCGGCGCCGAGTGTGCGGCTCCAGCCGCGCCGGATCCGCGAGGTGACGATCGCCCTCCGGGAGTGCGCGACGGGGATCCGCGCCGACCTCATCCGGTGA
- a CDS encoding amidohydrolase family protein, which yields MKIDAFCHLLPAAYAERLFAITDSPVARNIQKRVSGVPALVDMGERFRVMDEFGPDYRQIINTAAPPLDDLGPATRTAELARIANDGMAELVADNPDRFTGFCAAVALDDVDNAIAEAERAFDELGAVGVQIYTHVHGGPMDQERFFPFYEAVARRGDKMIQVHPCRDSSWTDYKTEERSKFEIWWTLGWEYDLSAFMSRLVFSGVFERLPDIKILIHHGGAMIPHFAGRVGPGWDQLGTRTPADQAEDVQGYPLTLRPIEYFKKFYVDTAYFGAGDSMRTAIKFFGVDHTLFGSDTPFDPEKGPGYIRDTLANLQDMDILDDADREQIYHGNVTALLGLDASSGIRSHSFESEVLS from the coding sequence ATGAAGATCGACGCCTTCTGCCACCTGCTGCCCGCCGCCTACGCCGAGCGGCTGTTCGCCATCACCGACAGCCCCGTCGCCCGCAACATCCAGAAGCGGGTGAGCGGCGTGCCCGCACTCGTCGACATGGGTGAACGCTTCCGGGTGATGGACGAGTTCGGGCCCGACTACCGGCAGATCATCAACACCGCCGCCCCGCCCCTCGACGACCTCGGGCCCGCCACCCGAACGGCCGAGCTGGCACGGATCGCCAACGACGGCATGGCGGAGCTGGTGGCGGACAACCCCGACCGCTTCACCGGGTTCTGCGCCGCGGTGGCCCTGGATGACGTCGACAATGCGATCGCCGAAGCCGAGCGGGCCTTCGATGAACTGGGCGCCGTCGGTGTGCAGATCTACACCCACGTGCACGGCGGTCCGATGGATCAGGAGCGCTTCTTCCCGTTCTACGAGGCCGTCGCCCGTCGCGGCGACAAGATGATCCAGGTCCACCCGTGCCGTGACTCCAGCTGGACGGATTACAAGACCGAGGAGCGCTCGAAGTTCGAGATCTGGTGGACGCTGGGATGGGAGTACGACCTCTCCGCGTTCATGTCGCGACTGGTCTTCTCGGGTGTGTTCGAGCGTCTGCCCGACATCAAGATCCTCATCCATCACGGCGGGGCGATGATCCCCCACTTCGCCGGTCGCGTGGGACCGGGCTGGGACCAGCTGGGTACGCGCACACCCGCCGACCAGGCGGAGGACGTGCAGGGCTACCCCCTGACCCTGCGTCCCATCGAGTACTTCAAGAAGTTCTACGTCGACACCGCGTACTTCGGCGCCGGCGACTCGATGCGGACCGCGATCAAGTTCTTCGGCGTGGATCACACGCTCTTCGGATCGGACACCCCGTTCGACCCCGAGAAAGGTCCGGGGTACATCCGCGACACGCTCGCGAACCTGCAGGACATGGACATCCTCGACGACGCCGACCGCGAGCAGATCTACCACGGCAACGTCACCGCACTCCTCGGCCTGGACGCGTCGTCCGGCATCCGTTCCCACTCTTTTGAATCCGAGGTCCTCTCATGA
- a CDS encoding ABC transporter substrate-binding protein, with protein MGLVDRAGADPTSIELVQLPFGQMAAALDSGDVDAAIMQWPFAAEALAAGGVELGYNNRELFVDTATTLFNTSQSFIDQNPNTVRAFADAMEESILGSTEDPEAAKASLVDGLGITAEQAESARWNDGGDPALNLTAFETARDLLVKFSTDQSAATALENLDVSTVVWPGAIE; from the coding sequence GTGGGGCTCGTCGATCGTGCCGGCGCGGACCCGACGAGCATCGAGTTGGTGCAGCTGCCCTTCGGACAGATGGCCGCCGCCCTCGACAGTGGTGACGTCGACGCCGCGATCATGCAGTGGCCGTTCGCGGCGGAGGCGCTCGCCGCCGGCGGCGTCGAGCTCGGGTACAACAACCGGGAACTGTTCGTCGATACGGCGACGACCCTGTTCAACACCTCGCAGTCCTTCATCGACCAGAACCCCAACACCGTCAGGGCCTTCGCCGACGCGATGGAGGAGTCGATCCTCGGTTCGACGGAGGACCCCGAGGCCGCGAAGGCCTCGCTGGTCGACGGGCTCGGCATCACGGCCGAGCAGGCGGAGAGTGCGCGCTGGAACGATGGTGGCGATCCGGCCCTGAACCTGACCGCTTTCGAGACGGCGCGAGACCTGCTGGTGAAGTTCAGCACCGATCAGTCCGCGGCGACGGCACTGGAGAACCTCGACGTCTCCACCGTCGTCTGGCCGGGCGCGATCGAGTGA
- a CDS encoding ABC transporter permease — protein MTKNKLAWLNWALPIATVVVVLVLWQAVTATGIVSPAQFPTMTDTMAALGREISTGRIWPAVGATLIGWVLGMIIVISLGLVIGTMLAFNGFAQRSTAPVIETFKAIPAIAILPLVILIAGSTLPMKVFLVCFAAFWPFLIQVIYGVRSMDPIVLDTARALGIRGARRFLAISIPSASPYLVTGMRIASAQALILCIVAEIVGGAAGIGRNILLAQNTGVVAYPTMYAYIIAAGVLGIALTGAFFLLEKRVMHWYESQRNIRASNKVGTA, from the coding sequence ATGACGAAGAACAAGCTGGCGTGGCTGAACTGGGCACTCCCCATCGCGACCGTCGTCGTCGTCCTCGTCCTCTGGCAGGCCGTCACGGCGACCGGCATCGTCAGCCCCGCGCAATTCCCCACGATGACCGACACGATGGCGGCGCTCGGTCGCGAGATCTCGACCGGTCGCATCTGGCCCGCCGTGGGCGCGACGCTGATCGGATGGGTGCTGGGGATGATCATCGTCATCTCGCTGGGCCTGGTCATCGGCACGATGCTCGCCTTCAACGGCTTCGCGCAGCGCAGCACCGCGCCGGTCATCGAGACGTTCAAGGCGATCCCCGCCATCGCGATCCTGCCACTGGTCATCCTCATCGCAGGGTCCACACTTCCGATGAAGGTGTTCCTGGTCTGCTTCGCCGCCTTCTGGCCGTTCCTCATCCAGGTGATCTACGGCGTCCGGTCGATGGACCCCATCGTCCTCGACACGGCGCGGGCCCTCGGGATCCGCGGCGCACGCCGCTTCCTCGCGATCAGTATCCCGAGCGCCTCGCCGTACCTCGTCACCGGGATGCGCATCGCCTCGGCTCAGGCCCTGATCCTCTGCATCGTCGCCGAGATCGTCGGCGGCGCGGCCGGCATCGGTCGCAACATCCTGCTGGCTCAGAACACGGGGGTCGTGGCCTACCCGACGATGTACGCCTACATCATCGCCGCCGGCGTGCTGGGCATTGCCCTGACCGGGGCCTTCTTCCTGCTCGAGAAGCGGGTCATGCACTGGTACGAGTCACAGCGGAACATCCGCGCGTCGAACAAGGTGGGGACAGCATGA
- a CDS encoding ABC transporter permease, translating into MTRVVTSAVPTTRPRRRSRGGGRVGQIATPLWLPVVLIAAWWLFSLGSTSPFFPPLGDILVDTWNQWVVFGAWTNAVVSLRNLFLGYILGVVIGVVGGSLLWRLQYLRVALNPIIYFLYVLPAPALLPAMIAIFGIGDMRQIALIALGSIWPTLLNTLDGMRGVDTVKFDTAKALRLGGWRTYTRLVLPGASPQIAAGLRASLTVAIVLMVVSEMVAANSGIGFFILQAQAEFAIKKMWTGILVLAVIGTALNYLFVFIERRVLRWYYRSRALAGS; encoded by the coding sequence ATGACCCGGGTCGTCACGAGTGCCGTTCCGACGACCCGGCCGCGGCGGCGGAGCAGGGGAGGGGGCCGTGTCGGCCAGATCGCGACACCGCTCTGGCTCCCCGTCGTGCTCATCGCCGCATGGTGGCTGTTCTCCCTCGGGTCGACGTCGCCGTTCTTCCCGCCGCTCGGCGACATCCTTGTCGACACGTGGAACCAGTGGGTGGTGTTCGGGGCATGGACGAACGCGGTCGTGAGCCTGCGCAACCTCTTCCTCGGCTACATCCTCGGAGTGGTCATCGGGGTCGTCGGGGGGTCGCTCCTCTGGCGCCTGCAGTACCTGCGCGTGGCGTTGAATCCGATCATCTACTTCCTCTACGTGCTGCCGGCGCCGGCGCTGCTCCCGGCGATGATCGCGATCTTCGGGATCGGCGACATGCGTCAGATCGCCCTCATCGCCCTGGGATCGATCTGGCCTACGCTGCTGAACACCCTGGACGGGATGCGCGGCGTCGACACGGTGAAGTTCGACACAGCCAAGGCGCTGCGGTTGGGCGGGTGGCGCACCTACACGCGCCTCGTCCTGCCCGGCGCCAGCCCGCAGATCGCCGCCGGCCTGCGCGCCAGCCTCACCGTGGCGATCGTCCTCATGGTCGTCAGCGAGATGGTTGCCGCGAACTCGGGGATCGGCTTCTTCATCCTGCAGGCGCAGGCGGAGTTCGCCATCAAGAAGATGTGGACGGGCATCCTCGTGCTCGCCGTCATCGGCACCGCCCTGAACTATCTGTTCGTCTTCATCGAGCGACGCGTACTGCGGTGGTACTACCGCTCCCGTGCGCTCGCCGGATCTTAA
- a CDS encoding ABC transporter ATP-binding protein — MSVASPPSTATETVLAVDQLRKIYGEGTEQANMAIDTVSFEVDKGEFVCIVGPSGAGKTTLLRCISGLASPSSGSVTFEGRVLTEVPEQLGLVFQDYSRSLYPWFTNGDNVALPLSARGMSRTEREARVSETLHAVGLGHVEDKYPWELSGGMQQRVAIARALSYRPELLLMDEPFASVDAQTRFDLEDLILRVRRDLGITVVLVTHDIDEAIYLSDRIVVLSKNPSVVREVVDVDLGDERSQVETRSSGRFLELRNHLLSLVMPKKG; from the coding sequence ATGTCCGTCGCATCCCCTCCCTCCACGGCGACCGAAACGGTCCTCGCCGTAGATCAGCTGCGCAAGATCTACGGCGAAGGCACCGAGCAGGCCAACATGGCCATCGACACCGTGTCGTTCGAGGTCGACAAGGGCGAGTTCGTCTGCATCGTCGGCCCCAGCGGCGCCGGCAAGACGACTCTGCTGCGCTGCATCTCGGGGTTGGCGTCGCCGAGTTCCGGCTCGGTGACCTTCGAGGGCCGGGTGCTCACCGAAGTGCCCGAGCAGCTGGGCCTGGTATTCCAGGACTACAGCCGATCGCTGTACCCCTGGTTCACCAACGGAGACAACGTCGCACTGCCGCTCTCTGCGCGCGGGATGTCACGGACCGAGCGCGAAGCGCGGGTGAGCGAGACCCTGCATGCCGTCGGCCTCGGGCACGTCGAGGACAAGTACCCCTGGGAGCTCTCGGGCGGGATGCAGCAGCGCGTCGCGATTGCTCGAGCACTGTCGTATCGTCCCGAGCTGCTGTTGATGGATGAACCCTTCGCCTCGGTGGACGCCCAGACCCGTTTCGACCTCGAGGACCTGATCCTCCGGGTGCGCCGCGATCTCGGCATCACCGTGGTCCTCGTCACCCATGACATCGATGAGGCGATCTACCTCAGCGATCGCATCGTCGTGCTCTCGAAGAACCCGAGCGTCGTGCGCGAGGTGGTCGACGTCGATCTCGGCGACGAGCGTTCACAGGTCGAGACGCGTTCGAGCGGGCGGTTCCTCGAGCTGCGCAACCACCTGCTCTCACTCGTCATGCCGAAAAAGGGCTGA